In Alkalihalobacillus sp. FSL W8-0930, a single window of DNA contains:
- the carB gene encoding carbamoyl-phosphate synthase large subunit, whose product MGKRTDINKILVIGSGPIVIGQAAEFDYAGTQACQALKEEGYEVILINSNPATIMTDTTMADRVYIEPITLEFVSRIIRQEQPNGILATLGGQTGLNMAMELEQSGILETYGIELLGTKLDAIQQAEDREQFRSLMYELGEPVPESEIVHTLDEALQFVQTIGYPVIVRPAYTLGGTGGGIVHNEEELIEIVASGLKYSPVTQCLVEKSIAGFKEVEYEVMRDSKNQAIVVCNMENFDPVGVHTGDSIVAAPSQTLTDRDYQMLRNSSLSIIRALGIEGGCNVQFALDADSDQYYIIEVNPRVSRSSALASKATGYPIAKMAAKIAVGYSLDELKNPITGTTYASFEPALDYVVTKIPRWPFDKFEAANRRLGTQMKATGEVMAIGRSFEESILKAVRSLEAGYDHLIDPDMPALSTEDLCKKISRPDDQRMFAIGELLRRGVGIQEIHDLTKIDFFFLQKLERIVQLEGELVENRNNDELLEKAKRLGFADSYLARLWGMDEAELYQTRKEKGIVPVYKMVDTCAAEFESSTPYFYGTYEEENESIRTNQKSILVLGSGPIRIGQGIEFDYATVHSVWAIREAGYEAIIMNNNPETVSTDFSTSDKLYFEPLTIEDVMHVIDLEQPEGVIVQFGGQTAINLADELENRGVRIIGTSLENMDRAENRDKFEQALLELEIPQPLGRTATSVEEAVVIATDIGYPVLVRPSYVLGGRAMEIVYKEAELLNYMANAVKVNPKHPVLIDRYLTGKELEVDAISDGENVFIPGIMEHIERAGVHSGDSIAVYPTQSVPEELKQRLIDRTIAIARGLKIVGLLNIQFVWHKDDVYVLEVNPRSSRTVPFLSKITGVSMANLATKVMLGKTLPELGYETGYQPEPKEVSVKVPVFSFAKLRRVDITLGPEMKSTGEVMGRDVTLEKALYKGLIASGMKIPTHGSVLFTIADKDKEEAMSLVQRFHRIGYSLQATAGTAKLIKEAGIPVQVVNKIGEEKPHLLDTIRQGEAQFVINTLTRGKQTARDGFRIRRESVENGVVCLTSIDTADALLRVLESITFSSESMPAMQTQA is encoded by the coding sequence ATGGGGAAACGTACAGATATAAACAAAATTTTGGTGATTGGGTCTGGTCCAATCGTAATCGGTCAAGCTGCGGAATTTGATTACGCAGGTACACAGGCGTGCCAAGCATTAAAAGAAGAAGGCTATGAGGTCATCCTGATTAATTCAAACCCGGCCACAATCATGACAGACACAACAATGGCCGACCGCGTGTACATTGAACCCATAACATTAGAGTTTGTTAGTCGGATCATTCGTCAGGAACAACCGAACGGTATTTTAGCCACACTTGGAGGACAAACAGGCCTGAACATGGCGATGGAGCTTGAGCAATCGGGCATTCTCGAGACTTACGGAATTGAGCTTCTAGGAACAAAGCTTGACGCCATACAGCAAGCGGAAGATAGAGAACAGTTCCGCTCATTAATGTATGAACTAGGTGAGCCTGTGCCTGAAAGTGAGATTGTGCATACGCTTGATGAAGCGCTCCAGTTTGTTCAAACGATCGGCTACCCAGTGATCGTTCGTCCAGCCTACACGCTTGGTGGAACAGGCGGAGGGATTGTGCATAATGAAGAAGAACTCATTGAGATTGTTGCGAGTGGGTTAAAATACAGTCCTGTGACGCAATGCTTAGTGGAAAAAAGCATTGCTGGTTTTAAAGAAGTAGAGTACGAGGTCATGCGTGATAGCAAGAACCAGGCAATCGTTGTGTGTAACATGGAAAACTTTGATCCGGTCGGTGTCCACACAGGAGATTCCATCGTAGCCGCACCAAGTCAAACGCTAACAGATCGTGATTATCAAATGCTACGTAACTCTTCCCTTTCGATCATTCGTGCTCTAGGAATAGAAGGAGGATGTAACGTTCAATTTGCACTTGATGCTGACAGTGATCAGTACTACATCATTGAGGTAAATCCGCGTGTGAGTCGCTCATCTGCACTCGCTTCAAAAGCGACAGGTTACCCGATCGCAAAAATGGCAGCAAAAATTGCTGTAGGATACAGCCTGGATGAATTAAAAAATCCTATTACCGGTACAACATATGCGAGCTTTGAGCCTGCACTAGATTATGTTGTCACAAAGATTCCAAGATGGCCATTTGATAAGTTCGAAGCAGCCAACCGTCGTTTAGGAACGCAGATGAAAGCAACAGGTGAAGTGATGGCCATTGGTCGCTCGTTTGAAGAATCGATTTTAAAAGCGGTTCGTTCACTCGAAGCAGGTTATGATCACTTAATCGATCCAGATATGCCAGCCTTATCAACAGAGGATCTTTGTAAAAAGATTTCAAGACCAGATGATCAGCGAATGTTTGCGATTGGTGAGCTGTTAAGACGTGGTGTCGGAATCCAAGAAATTCATGACCTAACCAAAATTGATTTCTTCTTCCTACAAAAGCTGGAACGAATTGTTCAGCTTGAAGGCGAGCTAGTAGAAAATCGCAACAATGATGAACTACTCGAAAAAGCAAAACGTTTAGGATTTGCTGACTCGTATTTAGCTAGACTATGGGGAATGGACGAGGCTGAACTTTATCAAACACGAAAAGAAAAAGGCATTGTGCCGGTCTATAAAATGGTCGATACATGTGCAGCAGAGTTTGAATCAAGCACACCATATTTCTACGGAACCTATGAAGAAGAAAATGAGTCAATCCGAACAAATCAGAAAAGTATCCTCGTACTAGGATCGGGACCTATTCGAATCGGTCAAGGAATTGAGTTTGATTACGCTACAGTACACTCAGTTTGGGCCATCCGCGAAGCCGGATACGAAGCAATCATTATGAACAATAACCCTGAAACGGTTTCGACCGACTTTAGTACCTCAGATAAGCTTTACTTTGAACCACTTACCATTGAAGACGTCATGCACGTGATTGATTTAGAGCAGCCTGAAGGTGTAATCGTTCAATTTGGTGGTCAGACAGCGATCAACCTAGCAGACGAGCTTGAAAACCGTGGGGTAAGGATCATTGGAACCTCACTTGAAAACATGGACCGAGCAGAGAACCGAGACAAATTTGAGCAAGCGTTACTAGAACTAGAGATTCCACAACCTCTTGGACGCACAGCGACATCTGTTGAGGAAGCGGTTGTTATTGCAACCGACATTGGCTACCCAGTTCTTGTACGTCCTTCTTATGTACTTGGAGGACGCGCAATGGAAATTGTTTATAAAGAAGCTGAGCTATTAAACTATATGGCCAATGCAGTGAAAGTAAATCCAAAGCATCCAGTCTTAATTGATAGATATTTAACAGGAAAAGAGCTTGAGGTTGATGCGATCTCTGACGGAGAGAATGTCTTTATTCCAGGAATTATGGAGCATATTGAACGTGCAGGTGTACACTCTGGAGATTCCATCGCGGTGTATCCTACTCAGTCGGTTCCAGAAGAGTTAAAGCAGCGATTAATCGACCGTACCATTGCGATTGCACGAGGGTTAAAGATTGTTGGTCTACTCAACATCCAATTTGTGTGGCACAAAGACGATGTGTACGTGCTAGAAGTGAATCCGCGCTCAAGCCGCACAGTGCCGTTCTTAAGTAAAATCACTGGTGTATCCATGGCAAACCTAGCAACAAAAGTGATGCTGGGTAAGACATTACCGGAGCTCGGCTATGAAACAGGCTATCAACCAGAACCGAAAGAAGTCTCTGTAAAAGTACCAGTTTTCTCGTTTGCTAAGCTACGTCGAGTAGATATTACGCTTGGACCTGAAATGAAATCTACCGGAGAAGTCATGGGACGAGATGTAACGCTGGAAAAGGCACTTTACAAGGGCTTGATTGCCTCAGGCATGAAAATCCCAACTCATGGTTCGGTCTTGTTTACAATCGCTGATAAGGACAAAGAAGAAGCAATGAGTCTGGTCCAGCGTTTCCATCGAATTGGATACAGCCTACAAGCAACGGCTGGAACGGCGAAACTTATTAAAGAAGCAGGTATTCCAGTTCAGGTAGTCAACAAAATTGGAGAGGAAAAACCTCACCTGCTTGACACGATCCGCCAGGGAGAAGCACAGTTTGTCATAAATACACTTACAAGAGGAAAGCAAACAGCACGAGATGGCTTCCGAATTCGTCGAGAATCGGTTGAAAATGGAGTGGTGTGTCTAACATCCATCGATACGGCAGACGCACTACTACGTGTGCTAGAGTCGATCACGTTTTCTTCAGAAAGTATGCCAGCTATGCAAACACAGGCTTAA
- a CDS encoding dihydroorotase — MGIKLINGQVLTQNGEQVQQDVYMINGLIQYEADQSEVTETIDVAGNLILPGFVDAHVHLREPGGEKKETIETGTKAAARGGFTTIAAMPNTRPVPDTPEQMEWLVNRAKETGSVRVLPYASITTRQLGQELTDFKGLKEAGAFAFTDDGVGVQSAGVMLEAMKRAAEVDMAIVAHCEDNTLIQNGSVHEGTFSKEKGINGIPSVCESVHIARDVLLAEAAGAHYHVCHISTKESVRVVRDAKRAGIRVTAEVTPHHLLLCEDDIPGLDTNFKMNPPLRGSEDHTALIEGLLDGTIDFIATDHAPHTEEEKNAPIERAPFGIVGLETAFPLLYTEFVQKDRMTLKQLVDWLTIIPAKTFGLDAGTLEAGSKADITIVNLEQTEPIQKQHFASKGKNTPFEGWNCAGWSIQTFVDGKLVWEKEKVSK; from the coding sequence ATGGGGATTAAGCTAATAAACGGACAAGTATTAACGCAGAACGGGGAGCAAGTACAACAGGATGTATACATGATTAATGGACTTATCCAGTATGAGGCAGATCAAAGTGAAGTGACGGAAACCATTGATGTAGCGGGGAACTTGATCCTACCAGGATTTGTTGACGCGCACGTTCACCTTCGTGAACCAGGCGGTGAGAAAAAGGAAACAATTGAAACAGGTACAAAGGCAGCGGCAAGAGGTGGTTTTACAACGATCGCAGCAATGCCAAATACGCGTCCGGTACCCGATACACCTGAACAAATGGAATGGCTTGTGAATCGAGCAAAGGAAACGGGATCGGTTAGAGTCCTTCCATACGCTTCGATCACGACAAGACAATTAGGACAGGAGCTTACTGATTTTAAAGGATTAAAAGAAGCTGGTGCCTTTGCTTTTACAGATGATGGTGTTGGAGTCCAATCTGCAGGTGTAATGCTTGAAGCGATGAAACGTGCAGCTGAGGTAGATATGGCCATTGTCGCTCACTGTGAAGATAATACACTCATTCAAAATGGTTCAGTACATGAAGGAACCTTCTCAAAAGAAAAAGGAATCAATGGAATCCCATCTGTCTGCGAATCAGTACATATTGCAAGAGACGTCCTTCTTGCAGAAGCAGCAGGCGCTCACTACCATGTATGCCACATTAGTACCAAAGAATCGGTTCGTGTCGTAAGAGATGCGAAGCGAGCGGGGATTCGTGTGACAGCAGAAGTTACGCCACATCACTTACTTCTTTGTGAAGATGACATCCCAGGACTTGATACAAACTTTAAAATGAACCCTCCACTTAGAGGCAGCGAGGATCATACGGCGTTAATTGAAGGGTTACTGGATGGCACGATCGATTTTATCGCTACGGACCATGCACCTCATACAGAAGAAGAAAAAAATGCGCCGATTGAACGAGCACCATTTGGGATTGTTGGACTCGAGACAGCCTTTCCACTTCTTTATACTGAATTTGTTCAAAAGGACCGCATGACGCTAAAGCAGCTTGTGGATTGGTTAACGATTATTCCAGCAAAAACATTTGGACTTGATGCCGGAACACTAGAAGCAGGGTCAAAGGCGGATATAACGATTGTTAACTTAGAGCAGACAGAACCCATTCAGAAGCAGCACTTTGCATCAAAAGGAAAAAATACCCCATTTGAAGGGTGGAACTGCGCAGGCTGGTCTATTCAAACATTTGTCGATGGAAAATTGGTTTGGGAAAAGGAGAAGGTGTCAAAATGA
- a CDS encoding dihydroorotate dehydrogenase, with product MSRLHIELPGLSMKNPIMPASGCFGFGKEYAEFYDLSELGAIAIKATTAEPRFGNPAPRVAETKSGMLNAIGLQNPGLNTVIQQELPRLAAYDVPILANVAGSEMEDYIEVAETISKVENVRALELNISCPNVKKGGIAFGTIPEVAAELTREVKRVSSVPVYVKLSPNIADIVTMAKAVEAAGADGLSMINTLLGSRIDIRTRKPILANQYGGLSGPAIKPVAIRMVHQVSQAVDIPIIGMGGVQTVEDVIEFLLAGASAVAVGTANFVDPMICPTLIEQLPDMLDELGADHVQDLIGGSWKEACNVR from the coding sequence ATGAGTCGTTTACACATAGAGTTACCAGGCCTATCAATGAAAAACCCTATTATGCCAGCATCAGGCTGCTTCGGATTTGGTAAGGAATATGCTGAGTTCTATGATCTAAGTGAGCTTGGAGCGATTGCGATTAAAGCGACAACGGCTGAGCCTAGATTTGGAAATCCAGCGCCACGTGTAGCGGAAACGAAGTCAGGGATGCTTAATGCCATTGGTTTACAAAATCCAGGACTTAACACAGTGATCCAACAAGAACTGCCACGACTAGCGGCTTATGATGTCCCGATCCTTGCCAATGTAGCAGGCTCTGAAATGGAAGATTATATTGAAGTGGCTGAGACGATTTCAAAGGTTGAAAATGTTCGTGCGCTTGAGTTAAATATCTCCTGTCCAAATGTGAAAAAAGGCGGGATTGCTTTTGGAACCATCCCTGAAGTGGCGGCTGAGTTAACACGTGAAGTGAAACGAGTATCGTCCGTCCCAGTATACGTTAAATTATCGCCAAATATTGCGGACATTGTGACCATGGCAAAAGCGGTTGAAGCGGCTGGTGCTGATGGATTATCAATGATTAACACACTACTTGGTTCGCGAATTGATATCCGGACGAGAAAACCAATCCTGGCTAACCAGTACGGCGGGTTATCTGGTCCAGCTATTAAACCAGTGGCCATTCGAATGGTTCATCAAGTCAGTCAAGCGGTTGACATTCCAATTATCGGAATGGGAGGCGTGCAAACGGTAGAAGACGTGATTGAATTTCTTCTAGCCGGTGCAAGTGCGGTAGCAGTAGGAACCGCAAACTTTGTGGACCCGATGATTTGTCCAACACTGATTGAACAGCTACCAGACATGCTAGATGAACTCGGTGCTGATCACGTACAAGATCTTATTGGAGGGAGCTGGAAGGAAGCATGCAACGTCCGCTAA
- a CDS encoding NFACT RNA binding domain-containing protein: protein MSYDGLMTRAVIHECASQLASGRISKIYQPFKTELIFTIRANGKNHSLLLSANASFARAHLTEEKYDNPSVPPMFCMLLRKHLEGGMIKNIQQDQMDRIIHLDVLNKDELGDEKERRLIIEIMGRHSNIILIDPKTNVIIDSIKHVRLDQSSYRTVGPGQAYKRPPEQHKVSPVDASEEDVLKHIDFNAGKISSQLVDQFAGLSPLLAEEIVTRAGMVNKESLPKAFMDVIQPIKDHTYHPEMVLTDKKEYFYLVPLTHIEGKRLSYPTMSQMLDRYFYGKAERDRVRQQAFDLERFLRNEWQKNKRKLKKLRKTLTDADQAAIYQKYGELVTANIYQIKKGDRRAEVIDYYDEEGKTISIELDPLKNPSDNAQAYFKRYNKAKNSIQAVQEQMSLTEKEMDYLDGLLQQMESASPKDLEEIREELMEEGYIKKKQSKKPHKKKKDVKPQLENYQSTAGIEFLVGKNNTQNEYLTNRLARQDEIWLHTKDIPGSHVVIRSLEPDEETIKEAATVAAFFSKARMSSSVPVDYTRIRFVKKPNGAKPGYVTYDKQTTVFVTPDEDQVMSLRKR from the coding sequence AGTGGCCGTATATCAAAAATTTATCAACCATTTAAGACGGAATTAATTTTTACCATTCGAGCAAATGGGAAAAACCATTCCTTGTTACTTTCAGCTAATGCAAGCTTTGCAAGAGCGCATTTGACTGAAGAAAAATACGACAACCCTTCTGTTCCACCAATGTTTTGTATGTTATTGCGTAAGCATTTAGAAGGTGGAATGATTAAGAATATCCAACAAGATCAAATGGACCGGATCATTCATTTAGATGTACTAAATAAAGATGAGCTCGGTGATGAAAAAGAAAGACGTTTAATTATTGAAATCATGGGTCGTCATAGTAACATCATTCTCATTGACCCAAAAACAAACGTCATTATTGATAGCATTAAACATGTAAGGCTTGACCAAAGCAGCTATCGTACGGTTGGACCAGGACAGGCGTACAAGCGACCTCCTGAACAACATAAAGTCAGTCCAGTTGATGCAAGTGAGGAAGATGTGTTAAAGCACATCGACTTTAATGCTGGAAAAATATCTTCACAGCTCGTTGATCAGTTTGCCGGACTGTCTCCTTTGCTTGCTGAAGAGATTGTTACCCGAGCAGGCATGGTAAACAAAGAAAGCTTACCTAAGGCATTTATGGATGTAATACAACCAATTAAAGATCATACCTATCATCCAGAAATGGTGCTAACAGATAAAAAAGAATACTTCTATCTGGTACCCTTAACTCATATTGAGGGAAAACGATTATCGTATCCTACAATGAGCCAAATGCTCGATCGGTACTTTTACGGAAAGGCAGAGCGAGATCGTGTTAGACAACAGGCCTTTGATCTTGAACGGTTTTTACGAAATGAATGGCAAAAAAATAAACGCAAGCTAAAAAAACTGCGTAAAACATTAACAGATGCTGACCAAGCAGCCATCTATCAGAAGTACGGTGAGCTTGTCACAGCTAATATTTATCAAATCAAAAAAGGAGATCGTCGTGCAGAAGTCATTGACTATTACGACGAAGAAGGAAAAACGATTTCGATTGAGCTTGACCCGTTAAAAAATCCTTCAGATAATGCCCAAGCCTACTTTAAACGGTATAACAAGGCAAAGAACTCCATCCAGGCTGTTCAAGAACAGATGAGTTTGACGGAAAAAGAAATGGATTACCTCGATGGATTATTGCAGCAAATGGAAAGTGCATCTCCAAAGGATTTAGAGGAAATTCGTGAGGAGCTAATGGAAGAAGGCTACATTAAGAAAAAGCAGTCTAAAAAGCCTCACAAAAAGAAAAAAGACGTGAAGCCTCAGCTAGAGAATTATCAGTCAACAGCTGGCATTGAATTCTTAGTTGGTAAGAACAATACTCAAAATGAGTATTTAACAAACCGATTAGCCAGACAGGATGAAATTTGGCTGCATACTAAGGATATTCCCGGGTCCCATGTAGTCATTCGTTCGCTAGAGCCAGACGAAGAAACGATCAAAGAGGCAGCAACAGTCGCAGCCTTTTTCAGTAAAGCACGAATGTCCTCTTCTGTTCCTGTAGACTATACGCGTATTCGTTTTGTTAAGAAACCGAATGGTGCAAAGCCCGGGTATGTAACCTATGACAAGCAAACCACTGTTTTTGTGACACCTGACGAAGATCAAGTGATGAGTTTGCGGAAGAGGTAA
- the carA gene encoding glutamine-hydrolyzing carbamoyl-phosphate synthase small subunit, protein MKKQLILENGEVLVGVGFGADQEMSGEVVFNTGMTGYQEILSDPSYCGQIVTLTYPLIGNYGINRDDFESISPAIHGLIVREVELAPSHWRNEESLDTLLRAKGIPGLSGIDTRKLTRMIREVGTLKGRICSMEVNVDAVVQELKDSAPLQDQVSRVSTKDPYHVPGKGKRVVLVDCGMKHGILLELIERGCDVVVVPYNTPAEEIIRLGADGVLVSNGPGNPQDVPETIQTVGDLLGKVPLFGICLGHQLLALASGATTSKLRFGHRGSNHPIRELSTGAIDITAQNHGYTVDQDSLEGTNLIITHIAVNDETVEGLAHKKYPAFSVQYHPEANPGPHDANHLFDQFMTLMNQTQTANVLA, encoded by the coding sequence ATGAAAAAACAACTAATCTTAGAAAATGGCGAAGTACTAGTAGGAGTTGGGTTCGGAGCAGATCAAGAGATGAGCGGAGAGGTTGTTTTTAACACAGGAATGACAGGGTACCAGGAAATTTTATCAGACCCGTCTTACTGCGGTCAGATTGTAACACTGACCTACCCACTCATTGGAAACTATGGAATCAATCGCGATGACTTTGAGTCAATCAGCCCGGCAATTCACGGATTAATTGTTCGTGAGGTTGAGCTCGCTCCAAGTCACTGGCGTAATGAGGAATCACTTGATACCTTGTTACGTGCAAAAGGAATTCCAGGACTGTCTGGCATTGACACACGAAAACTGACGCGGATGATCCGTGAAGTCGGAACATTAAAAGGGCGTATCTGTTCTATGGAGGTAAATGTTGACGCAGTGGTACAAGAGTTAAAAGATAGTGCGCCACTTCAAGATCAAGTGTCAAGAGTATCAACAAAAGATCCATACCACGTCCCAGGAAAAGGAAAACGTGTGGTGTTGGTTGACTGTGGAATGAAGCACGGGATCCTGCTGGAGCTTATCGAACGAGGATGCGATGTAGTGGTGGTTCCTTATAATACGCCTGCTGAGGAAATCATTCGCTTAGGAGCAGATGGCGTGCTTGTCTCTAACGGACCAGGAAATCCACAGGATGTTCCTGAAACGATTCAAACGGTGGGAGATCTTCTTGGAAAGGTTCCATTGTTCGGCATTTGTTTAGGCCATCAGCTGCTGGCTCTAGCATCAGGAGCAACAACGAGTAAACTTCGCTTTGGTCATCGTGGATCAAATCATCCGATCCGAGAACTATCAACCGGCGCCATAGATATTACAGCACAGAATCATGGGTATACGGTTGATCAAGACTCTCTAGAAGGTACGAATCTTATCATCACACACATCGCAGTGAACGATGAAACGGTAGAAGGCTTAGCGCATAAGAAATACCCAGCATTCAGCGTGCAGTATCATCCGGAGGCAAACCCTGGACCACATGATGCGAACCACTTATTTGATCAGTTTATGACGTTAATGAATCAAACACAAACAGCAAATGTACTAGCGTAA
- the pyrF gene encoding orotidine-5'-phosphate decarboxylase gives MQRPLIIALDFEQKEKRQAFLASFKGETLDLKIGMEGFYLEGASVIDELKNQGHRIFLDLKLHDIPNTVKQAMKVLASLEVDLVNVHAAGGQKMMAAAREGLEAGTLAGRDRAKLIAVTQLTSTSQQTLKNDLLINQPMNEVVAHYARVTKDSGLDGVVCSAHEVADIHQACGSSFLTVTPGIRLAGDEASDQHRIVTPAEAREKGSWGIVVGRSITKAIDPNAAYHQVKTEWEMNACQTK, from the coding sequence ATGCAACGTCCGCTAATCATTGCTTTAGACTTTGAACAAAAAGAAAAACGCCAAGCCTTTTTAGCTAGCTTTAAAGGAGAAACATTGGATTTGAAAATTGGAATGGAAGGTTTTTACCTGGAAGGAGCGAGTGTGATCGATGAACTAAAAAACCAAGGTCACCGCATTTTCCTCGATTTAAAGCTACATGACATTCCGAATACAGTTAAGCAAGCAATGAAAGTATTAGCAAGCCTTGAAGTGGATCTTGTGAACGTTCATGCCGCCGGTGGTCAAAAGATGATGGCAGCAGCGCGTGAAGGACTTGAAGCAGGGACACTTGCCGGACGGGACCGCGCAAAGCTTATTGCAGTCACTCAACTAACGAGCACAAGTCAGCAGACGCTTAAAAACGACCTATTAATCAATCAACCAATGAATGAAGTGGTTGCTCATTATGCACGAGTAACAAAGGATTCAGGCTTAGATGGTGTGGTTTGCTCAGCACATGAAGTCGCTGATATTCATCAAGCATGCGGTTCATCATTTCTAACCGTTACACCAGGAATACGATTAGCAGGAGATGAGGCCAGCGATCAACACCGAATCGTTACACCAGCTGAGGCAAGAGAAAAGGGAAGCTGGGGCATTGTTGTCGGTCGAAGTATTACAAAGGCCATAGATCCGAATGCCGCTTATCATCAAGTGAAAACAGAATGGGAGATGAACGCATGTCAAACAAAGTAA
- a CDS encoding dihydroorotate dehydrogenase electron transfer subunit, translated as MQKKRGTLTVVAQHEIARNIFELTCHGELVQQMREPGQFLHIKVDPYDDLLLRRPISICDVNLETSEMKMIYRAEGAGTKRLSAKSDGVEIDTLGPLGHGFPLEEAKPGDHALLVGGGIGVPPLYYLAKELVKKGVEVTAVLGFQSKQDVFYEQEFQALGACYVATVDGSYGVKGFVTDAIDQNVATFDVLYACGPTPMLASLTDRYRGRKAFLSFEERMGCGIGACFACVCHVESDPEGATYRKVCTDGPVFPVGEVVV; from the coding sequence ATGCAAAAGAAACGAGGTACGCTAACCGTTGTCGCGCAACACGAAATTGCTCGCAATATCTTTGAACTAACATGCCATGGAGAACTTGTGCAGCAAATGCGTGAGCCAGGACAATTTCTTCATATAAAAGTGGATCCTTATGACGATCTTTTATTACGACGCCCCATTAGTATATGTGATGTAAACCTTGAAACAAGTGAAATGAAGATGATATATCGTGCAGAAGGCGCTGGAACAAAGCGTCTTTCTGCAAAGTCTGATGGCGTAGAAATCGACACGCTAGGGCCACTTGGGCATGGCTTTCCGCTAGAAGAAGCAAAGCCAGGTGATCATGCGCTACTCGTTGGTGGAGGAATCGGTGTACCACCGCTCTATTATTTAGCAAAAGAGCTCGTAAAAAAGGGCGTTGAAGTAACAGCTGTTCTTGGCTTTCAATCTAAGCAAGATGTATTTTACGAACAAGAATTTCAGGCTTTAGGAGCTTGCTATGTTGCCACGGTTGATGGTAGCTACGGCGTAAAAGGCTTTGTAACGGATGCGATTGATCAAAATGTAGCGACGTTTGATGTGCTGTATGCATGTGGTCCTACTCCGATGCTGGCTTCCTTAACAGATCGCTATCGTGGGCGCAAAGCATTTCTATCATTTGAGGAAAGAATGGGATGTGGCATCGGTGCATGTTTCGCCTGCGTATGCCATGTGGAATCAGATCCAGAAGGTGCTACGTACCGTAAAGTGTGTACTGATGGTCCGGTTTTCCCAGTCGGGGAGGTTGTTGTATGA
- the pyrE gene encoding orotate phosphoribosyltransferase, translated as MSNKVTFAETLLSIEAVSLKPADPFIWSSGIKSPIYCDNRLTLSYPKVRREIAKGLADLIKAQYPDVDVIAGTATAGIPHAAWVSDELELPMIYVRGSAKGHGKQKRIEGKLEAGQKVVVIEDLISTGGSSISAVEAVREDGAEVLGVAAIFTYELEKATAQLKAAEVEATVLTDYTTLIQVAKETQVITEEEQSMLAKWRVNPQSDAWMK; from the coding sequence ATGTCAAACAAAGTAACATTTGCAGAAACATTATTATCAATCGAAGCCGTAAGTTTAAAGCCTGCTGACCCATTCATCTGGAGCTCAGGAATCAAATCACCTATTTACTGTGATAATCGATTAACCCTTTCATATCCGAAGGTTCGTCGCGAAATTGCCAAAGGATTAGCAGATTTGATCAAAGCGCAATATCCGGACGTTGACGTCATTGCTGGAACAGCAACCGCTGGAATTCCGCATGCCGCATGGGTAAGCGATGAACTTGAGTTACCGATGATCTATGTACGAGGAAGTGCAAAGGGACACGGGAAACAAAAGCGAATCGAAGGAAAGCTCGAAGCGGGACAAAAAGTGGTTGTCATTGAAGATTTAATTTCAACTGGAGGAAGCTCAATATCTGCTGTAGAGGCTGTAAGAGAGGACGGAGCCGAGGTACTAGGTGTTGCTGCGATCTTTACATACGAGCTTGAAAAAGCAACAGCGCAATTAAAAGCAGCTGAAGTTGAAGCGACTGTCCTAACAGACTACACAACGCTCATCCAAGTGGCAAAAGAAACTCAAGTGATCACAGAAGAAGAACAAAGCATGCTCGCAAAATGGAGAGTGAACCCGCAGTCTGATGCGTGGATGAAGTAA